The proteins below come from a single Xiphophorus couchianus chromosome 20, X_couchianus-1.0, whole genome shotgun sequence genomic window:
- the draxina gene encoding draxin isoform X3: protein MALHWSLLLVFLFTILALSQGTDPAAPHGKRRKAQTAAGSSNALQYPGQVLQSQSHGRDRRGHGSQRSRYAKGEAGILSHRGLHPLPRLGDEETGLEGLNPVRVEMGPSRDRARQSAKSSSQNQESKNQENQLVGTRKVRGHGNGHRHLFENKKQGSRRDKVRHKKGFPSGPEASSAFKDRDQFEDPPPSSSSPSTSPFLGVTPPSEPPSPIDSLFDSDSSMVTTATNEHPPTRPPGSAKPQSGQGQGEVMPTLDMTLFDWTDYEDMKPVDSWPSSRKKDKRRSKNLSSGNLTADVDAIEPCDHHLDCLPGSCCDLRQHECKPHNRGLNNKCYDDCMCEEGFRCYAKFHRKRRVTRRRGRCVVPESVSNDHGGFITI from the exons ATGGCACTCCACTGGAGTCTGCTGCTGGTGTTCCTGTTTACCATCCTGGCTCTGTCACAAGGTACTGATCCTGCTGCTCCACATGGCAAGAGGAGAAAGGCACAAACCGCAGCAGGTAGCAGTAATGCCCTACAGTACCCTGGTCAAGTTCTGCAGAGCCAAAGCCATGGCAGGGATCGCAGGGGGCACGGCAGCCAGAGGAGCCGCTATGCTAAAGGCGAAGCTGGAATCCTCTCTCACAGGGGCCTGCATCCTCTGCCCAGGCTTGGTGATGAGGAGACAGGCCTGGAGGGCCTGAACCCAGTGAGAGTTGAAATGGGCCCAAGCAGGGACAGAGCTCGACAGAGTGCGAAGAGCTCATCCCAAAACCAGGAAAGCAAGAACCAGGAAAACCAGCTAGTAGGAACACGCAAGGTAAGGGGCCACGGGAATGGACACAGGCACCTTTTCGAGAACAAGAAGCAAGGGAGTCGACGAGACAAGGTGCGACACAAAAAAG ggtttccctcagGGCCTGAGGCCAGCTCTGCGTTCAAGGACAGAGACCAATTCGAGGATCCTCCCCCTTCTTCATCCTCACCATCTACCTCCCCCTTCCTTGGCGTGACCCCACCCAGTGAACCCCCCTCCCCCATTGACAGCCTCTTTGACTCTGACTCCTCCATGGTTACCACAGCGACGAACGAGCATCCCCCAACGCGTCCCCCTGGCTCTGCCAAACCCCAG TCTGGACAAGGTCAAGGAGAGGTGATGCCAACGTTGGACATGACGCTCTTTGACTGGACAGATTATGAAGATATGAAGCCTGTGGATTCCTGGCCATCTTCCAGAAAGAAAG ACAAGAGACGGAGTAAAAACCTCAGCAGTGGAAATTTGACAGCAGATGTGGATGCAATTGAGCCATGTGACCACCATCTGGACTGTCTTCCAG GTTCCTGTTGTGACCTGAGACAGCATGAGTGCAAACCTCACAACAGGGGCCTGAACAACAAATGTTACGATGATTGCATGTGTGAGGAAG GATTTCGTTGTTATGCTAAATTTCATCGGAAGAGACGTGTGACCAGGAGGAGGGGCCGGTGCGTCGTCCCAGAGTCAGTCAGCAATGACCACGGAGGCTTCATCACCATATGA
- the draxina gene encoding draxin isoform X1 has translation MALHWSLLLVFLFTILALSQGTDPAAPHGKRRKAQTAAGSSNALQYPGQVLQSQSHGRDRRGHGSQRSRYAKGEAGILSHRGLHPLPRLGDEETGLEGLNPVRVEMGPSRDRARQSAKSSSQNQESKNQENQLVGTRKVRGHGNGHRHLFENKKQGSRRDKVRHKKGFPSGPEASSAFKDRDQFEDPPPSSSSPSTSPFLGVTPPSEPPSPIDSLFDSDSSMVTTATNEHPPTRPPGSAKPQFDFQKSGQGQGEVMPTLDMTLFDWTDYEDMKPVDSWPSSRKKDKRRSKNLSSGNLTADVDAIEPCDHHLDCLPGSCCDLRQHECKPHNRGLNNKCYDDCMCEEGFRCYAKFHRKRRVTRRRGRCVVPESVSNDHGGFITI, from the exons ATGGCACTCCACTGGAGTCTGCTGCTGGTGTTCCTGTTTACCATCCTGGCTCTGTCACAAGGTACTGATCCTGCTGCTCCACATGGCAAGAGGAGAAAGGCACAAACCGCAGCAGGTAGCAGTAATGCCCTACAGTACCCTGGTCAAGTTCTGCAGAGCCAAAGCCATGGCAGGGATCGCAGGGGGCACGGCAGCCAGAGGAGCCGCTATGCTAAAGGCGAAGCTGGAATCCTCTCTCACAGGGGCCTGCATCCTCTGCCCAGGCTTGGTGATGAGGAGACAGGCCTGGAGGGCCTGAACCCAGTGAGAGTTGAAATGGGCCCAAGCAGGGACAGAGCTCGACAGAGTGCGAAGAGCTCATCCCAAAACCAGGAAAGCAAGAACCAGGAAAACCAGCTAGTAGGAACACGCAAGGTAAGGGGCCACGGGAATGGACACAGGCACCTTTTCGAGAACAAGAAGCAAGGGAGTCGACGAGACAAGGTGCGACACAAAAAAG ggtttccctcagGGCCTGAGGCCAGCTCTGCGTTCAAGGACAGAGACCAATTCGAGGATCCTCCCCCTTCTTCATCCTCACCATCTACCTCCCCCTTCCTTGGCGTGACCCCACCCAGTGAACCCCCCTCCCCCATTGACAGCCTCTTTGACTCTGACTCCTCCATGGTTACCACAGCGACGAACGAGCATCCCCCAACGCGTCCCCCTGGCTCTGCCAAACCCCAG tttgaCTTTCAGAAGTCTGGACAAGGTCAAGGAGAGGTGATGCCAACGTTGGACATGACGCTCTTTGACTGGACAGATTATGAAGATATGAAGCCTGTGGATTCCTGGCCATCTTCCAGAAAGAAAG ACAAGAGACGGAGTAAAAACCTCAGCAGTGGAAATTTGACAGCAGATGTGGATGCAATTGAGCCATGTGACCACCATCTGGACTGTCTTCCAG GTTCCTGTTGTGACCTGAGACAGCATGAGTGCAAACCTCACAACAGGGGCCTGAACAACAAATGTTACGATGATTGCATGTGTGAGGAAG GATTTCGTTGTTATGCTAAATTTCATCGGAAGAGACGTGTGACCAGGAGGAGGGGCCGGTGCGTCGTCCCAGAGTCAGTCAGCAATGACCACGGAGGCTTCATCACCATATGA
- the draxina gene encoding draxin isoform X2: MALHWSLLLVFLFTILALSQGTDPAAPHGKRRKAQTAAGSSNALQYPGQVLQSQSHGRDRRGHGSQRSRYAKGEAGILSHRGLHPLPRLGDEETGLEGLNPVRVEMGPSRDRARQSAKSSSQNQESKNQENQLVGTRKVRGHGNGHRHLFENKKQGSRRDKVRHKKGFPSGPEASSAFKDRDQFEDPPPSSSSPSTSPFLGVTPPSEPPSPIDSLFDSDSSMVTTATNEHPPTRPPGSAKPQKSGQGQGEVMPTLDMTLFDWTDYEDMKPVDSWPSSRKKDKRRSKNLSSGNLTADVDAIEPCDHHLDCLPGSCCDLRQHECKPHNRGLNNKCYDDCMCEEGFRCYAKFHRKRRVTRRRGRCVVPESVSNDHGGFITI, encoded by the exons ATGGCACTCCACTGGAGTCTGCTGCTGGTGTTCCTGTTTACCATCCTGGCTCTGTCACAAGGTACTGATCCTGCTGCTCCACATGGCAAGAGGAGAAAGGCACAAACCGCAGCAGGTAGCAGTAATGCCCTACAGTACCCTGGTCAAGTTCTGCAGAGCCAAAGCCATGGCAGGGATCGCAGGGGGCACGGCAGCCAGAGGAGCCGCTATGCTAAAGGCGAAGCTGGAATCCTCTCTCACAGGGGCCTGCATCCTCTGCCCAGGCTTGGTGATGAGGAGACAGGCCTGGAGGGCCTGAACCCAGTGAGAGTTGAAATGGGCCCAAGCAGGGACAGAGCTCGACAGAGTGCGAAGAGCTCATCCCAAAACCAGGAAAGCAAGAACCAGGAAAACCAGCTAGTAGGAACACGCAAGGTAAGGGGCCACGGGAATGGACACAGGCACCTTTTCGAGAACAAGAAGCAAGGGAGTCGACGAGACAAGGTGCGACACAAAAAAG ggtttccctcagGGCCTGAGGCCAGCTCTGCGTTCAAGGACAGAGACCAATTCGAGGATCCTCCCCCTTCTTCATCCTCACCATCTACCTCCCCCTTCCTTGGCGTGACCCCACCCAGTGAACCCCCCTCCCCCATTGACAGCCTCTTTGACTCTGACTCCTCCATGGTTACCACAGCGACGAACGAGCATCCCCCAACGCGTCCCCCTGGCTCTGCCAAACCCCAG AAGTCTGGACAAGGTCAAGGAGAGGTGATGCCAACGTTGGACATGACGCTCTTTGACTGGACAGATTATGAAGATATGAAGCCTGTGGATTCCTGGCCATCTTCCAGAAAGAAAG ACAAGAGACGGAGTAAAAACCTCAGCAGTGGAAATTTGACAGCAGATGTGGATGCAATTGAGCCATGTGACCACCATCTGGACTGTCTTCCAG GTTCCTGTTGTGACCTGAGACAGCATGAGTGCAAACCTCACAACAGGGGCCTGAACAACAAATGTTACGATGATTGCATGTGTGAGGAAG GATTTCGTTGTTATGCTAAATTTCATCGGAAGAGACGTGTGACCAGGAGGAGGGGCCGGTGCGTCGTCCCAGAGTCAGTCAGCAATGACCACGGAGGCTTCATCACCATATGA